A region from the Neurospora crassa OR74A linkage group V, whole genome shotgun sequence genome encodes:
- a CDS encoding DNA damage response protein Rtt109, with protein MASSSTTPAPVSKRDHDSASAKMSSSSNQVNNAGGSTTNELLEKLASVLPKDLKFSIHHLSTPPTRTDALYVPPPGEKPDKTYCEKHFLALSIEAPVTGAMKRSSPGADEAKSTETTTKQVIAFAIEVFIFTTAFQTVLFVSKADSTGYLHLLKLPSGGPSPISQVSSTFVSYLIQHRRRKNIVSVVNLFGRAQSQYLFPGSGENDGIGPGREKHILSDRGLIKWWCRVLNPLLEDQRKDDRVAATKGYLLVPGLEERDMRAFIPRNVTSANDWEIGHPMETISHYTQEFDWVPPRCLIPRYPDDPKSRYRDELDEESAKWKQDMGAWKSIRTLSQFWDTMAFRQECSSGRLTGFIWLVFDPKKSESEEQATQATTASVATSFASAPLMTPTGSFDASTAFPPSTPPKRRADVPARTPQASPLKASFTAGEVTNSQPDMAKETSKTEKEKKKKLKGRITPRVPKVKKHQRNYLFKRPNTTAYYHWPTEGRGDLIVDEHDYKRVVELLLQLDFETLDKACSATKRWISEAGMGAKWGHEVVGRRVQTATSATADRGSAAPVNNLTGLVRKKKPAAIDSGAVDVKTNGLEDPCTENGTAATPSDAVNPLVLEAPKVNVLGAGLIRKKPKTSA; from the coding sequence ATGGCATCCTCGTCGACGACCCCTGCCCCCGTCTCCAAACGCGATCACGACTCTGCCTCGGCCAAGatgagctcctcctccaaccagGTGAACAATGCTGGCGGCAGCACCACAAACGAACTGTTGGAGAAGCTTGCTTCTGTGCTGCCAAAGGACCTCAAGTTCTCGATCCACCACCTATCGACACCACCCACCCGCACCGATGCTCTCTACGTACCTCCTCCGGGAGAGAAACCCGACAAGACATACTGCGAAAAGCActtcctcgccctctccATCGAAGCCCCCGTCACTGGTGCTATGAAGCGGTCTTCCCCTGGCGCTGACGAGGCAAAATCGACCGAGACGACAACGAAACAAGTCATCGCCTTCGCCATCGAGGTGTTCATCTTTACCACAGCCTTCCAGACAGTCCTGTTCGTCTCCAAGGCCGACTCGACCGGttatctccatcttctcaaaCTACCAAGCGGAGGTCCTTCTCCCATCAGCCAAGTCAGCTCGACCTTTGTATCCTACCTCATCCAACATCGCCGGCGAAAGAACATTGTCTCTGTCGTCAACCTCTTCGGCCGTGCGCAGAGCCAGTACCTCTTCCCAGGTAGTGGTGAAAACGATGGAATCGGGCCAGGCAGGGAGAAGCACATTCTTAGCGATCGGGGTCTCATCAAGTGGTGGTGTCGTGTTCTCAACCCGCTTCTGGAAGATCAACGCAAGGACGATCGGGTCGCAGCTACCAAGGGATACCTCCTTGTTCCTGGTCTGGAAGAGCGGGACATGCGCGCCTTTATTCCGCGGAACGTCACCAGCGCCAACGACTGGGAAATCGGCCATCCCATGGAGACGATATCCCACTATACCCAGGAATTCGACTGGGTACCACCTAGGTGTTTGATACCGCGATATCCAGACGACCCAAAGTCGCGTTATCGGGATGAGCTTGACGAGGAGTCtgcaaagtggaagcaggATATGGGGGCTTGGAAGAGCATCAGGACATTGAGCCAGTTCTGGGATACCATGGCCTTCAGGCAGGAATGCTCATCCGGGCGACTGACAGGATTCATTTGGCTGGTCTTTGATCCCAAGAAGTCGGAATCAGAAGAGCAGGCGACACAAGCCACGACGGCTTCGGTTGCAACGTCGTTTGCATCCGCGCCACTCATGACCCCAACCGGCTCGTTCGATGCTTCCACCGccttccctccttccactcCACCAAAGCGCCGTGCTGATGTGCCGGCCCGTACGCCACAAGCCAGCCCACTCAAAGCCTCTTTTACAGCTGGAGAGGTTACGAATTCTCAGCCAGACATGGCCAAGGAGACCAGCAAGacagagaaggagaagaaaaagaagctgAAAGGCCGCATCACGCCTCGTGTTCCCAAAGTCAAGAAACACCAACGGAATTACCTCTTCAAGCGACCAAACACCACGGCCTACTACCATTGGCCGACCGAGGGCCGTGGCGACTTAATCGTGGACGAGCATGACTACAAGCGCGTGGTGGAGCTACTGCTGCAGCTTGATTTTGAGACGCTGGATAAGGCTTGCAGTGCCACCAAGCGATGGATCAGCGAGGCTGGCATGGGTGCCAAATGGGGACATGAGGTTGTTGGGAGGCGGGTCCAGACCGCGACAAGTGCCACTGCTGACCGGGGAAGCGCAGCTCCAGTCAACAATCTGACGGGGTtggtgaggaagaagaagccggcTGCTATCGACAGTGGCGCGGTGGACGTAAAGACGAATGGGTTAGAGGACCCCTGTACCGAGAATgggacagcagcaacaccaagTGATGCTGTCAACCCACTGGTGCTTGAAGCACCCAAGGTGAATGTTCTGGGAGCTGGACTGATCAGGAAGAAGCCCAAAACGTCAGCTTAG
- a CDS encoding RNase III domain-containing protein, translated as MAALTPSRSVFASTCKTIAQQCSRRPVAVQQLAAVPVARQVSSSSAVQQEQDASGTSSSQQPRPRWSYTPERMKGPGFSLNLVKDPRRKQWMVNSDPAKLDAFYDAFLGQGGSRMLSEETKWLAVTHKSFDYGRRGYNTRLAFLGRQIIALETTRSILTSPVLNEPIVDKYGRTPYNHAALANIDKLIYTQPLDIMDKTKIARMGIDFGLLTVMRWKPRMPEDLESSGVVVVLNSTLFAIIGAISLEKGAAVAQRIVREKILKRLGA; from the exons ATGGCCGCCCTCACACCCTCCCGTTCCGTCTTCGCCTCGACATGCAAGACTATTGCCCAGCAATGCTCTAGGCGACCTGTCGCTGTCCAACAACTCGCTGCCGTCCCCGTCGCCCGCCaggtctcgtcgtcgtcggctgtccaacaagaacaagatgcTTCCGGCACCAGCAGCTCGCAGCAGCCCAGGCCAAGGTGGTCCTACACCCCCGAGCGCATGAAGGGCCCCGGTTTCTCCCTCAACCTCGTCAAGGACCCCAGGCGCAAGCAGTGGATGGTCAACAGCGACCCGGCAAAGTTGGATGCCTTTTACGACGCCTTCCTCGGCCAGGGCGGCAGCCGGATGCTATCAGAGGAGACCAAGTGGCTGGCCGTCACCCACAAGAGTTTCGACTACGGAAGGAGAGGTTACAACACACGGCTGGCTTTCCTCG GCCGTCAAATAATCGCCCTCGAGACGACCCGCTCCATCCTCACCAGCCCCGTCCTTAACGAGCCCATCGTCGACAAGTACGGCCGCACGCCCTACAACCACGCCGCCCTGGCCAACATCGACAAGCTCATCTACACGCAACCGCTAGACATTATGgacaagaccaagatcgCACGGATGGGCATCGACTTTGGCCTGCTCACCGTCATGCGGTGGAAGCCCAGAATG CCCGAAGATCTCGAATCCTccggtgtcgtcgtcgttctcAACTCCACCCTCTTCGCCATCATTGGCGCCATCTCGTTAGAAAAGGGTGCCGCTGTCGCTCAGCGCATCGTCAGAGAGAAGATCCTCAAGAGGCTCGGAGCGTGA